One Myxococcota bacterium DNA segment encodes these proteins:
- a CDS encoding ATP-dependent DNA helicase, translated as MTKDLQTVFAEDGPLADLLPGYRPRPAQIAMAEAIDNTIFKKSGRLMVEAGTGTGKSLAYLIPALLSGKKILISTATKTLQDQLFQKDLPLALKATGLEKNTLLMKGRSNYLCLLKAEQFAPSGNLLDKKENSRVDSIRSWMHETQTGDKAELKDLPEDSPWWSDLNANADSCLGQKCPLFNDCYVTRLRRKAQSADVLVVNHALLCSDQRNEDGFGQVIPPTELWVLDEAHALEDVATNSFGMEITARQMRYLARDLQSAFPHILPHNHSQYAEALEALLPYFLKICENFGNAQAQGFAEELKPHLSFLEVALSGAKLDVLARRVYKITTDLHFMLSDAAKNSGFVIFSGQDNRGRCLTAAPIEPAQILKKTLWDNENPVILTSATLAIQNSLESFQKRLGLEDCEGYIYKTPFDTLHQSALYIPLQISKLEDELQALVKMSGGGTFLLFTSHRAMNAAHEVLQEQFESQGLQVFKQGDKPKLELIRDFVEAEKNFGGVLFATHSFWEGVDVQGKALRMVVIDKLPFKSPEDPIHKARCEQIEKEGRSSFYELSVPHAALTLKQGVGRLLRTHTDRGIVAILDQRLIQKAYGRVFLDTLPPMTRIHQQQSLRDFC; from the coding sequence GTGACTAAAGATTTACAGACAGTTTTCGCCGAAGACGGGCCGCTAGCAGATTTATTGCCAGGCTATCGCCCGCGGCCTGCTCAAATCGCGATGGCTGAGGCCATCGATAACACGATTTTCAAAAAGAGCGGCCGCCTCATGGTTGAAGCGGGCACTGGCACTGGCAAGTCACTGGCCTATTTAATTCCTGCCCTGCTCTCGGGCAAAAAGATTCTAATCTCAACGGCAACCAAAACGCTACAAGACCAACTCTTTCAAAAAGACTTGCCGCTCGCGCTCAAAGCCACCGGTCTGGAAAAGAACACCCTGCTTATGAAGGGGCGTTCCAATTACCTGTGCCTTTTGAAAGCAGAGCAATTCGCACCCTCGGGCAACTTGCTCGACAAAAAAGAAAATAGTCGAGTTGATTCCATCCGAAGCTGGATGCACGAAACGCAAACCGGAGACAAGGCTGAGCTCAAAGACTTGCCAGAAGACTCTCCGTGGTGGTCCGATCTAAATGCCAACGCCGATAGCTGCCTTGGTCAAAAATGCCCGCTATTTAATGATTGCTATGTCACCAGATTGAGGCGCAAAGCGCAGTCTGCAGACGTTTTAGTGGTCAATCACGCTTTGCTGTGTTCGGACCAACGCAACGAAGATGGTTTCGGTCAAGTAATCCCACCAACTGAGCTTTGGGTATTAGATGAAGCGCACGCTTTGGAAGACGTGGCCACCAACAGTTTTGGCATGGAAATCACGGCTCGGCAGATGCGCTATTTAGCACGCGATTTGCAAAGTGCTTTTCCACATATCCTACCGCATAACCATTCGCAGTATGCAGAAGCCTTGGAAGCGTTGCTTCCCTATTTTCTAAAAATTTGTGAGAATTTTGGCAATGCACAGGCTCAAGGCTTTGCCGAAGAACTCAAGCCGCATTTAAGCTTTTTAGAAGTTGCCCTGTCTGGCGCCAAACTCGATGTATTAGCGCGGCGTGTGTATAAAATAACGACCGATCTGCATTTCATGCTGAGCGACGCGGCAAAAAATAGCGGCTTTGTCATCTTCTCCGGCCAGGACAATCGTGGGCGATGTCTGACCGCAGCGCCGATTGAACCTGCGCAAATCCTAAAGAAAACGCTCTGGGATAATGAAAATCCGGTGATTCTCACCAGCGCGACTTTGGCGATTCAAAACAGCCTTGAATCTTTCCAAAAGCGCTTGGGGCTGGAAGATTGCGAAGGGTATATTTACAAAACGCCGTTTGACACGCTGCATCAGTCCGCGCTGTATATCCCGCTACAAATATCCAAGCTTGAAGATGAACTTCAGGCACTGGTTAAAATGAGCGGCGGCGGTACGTTTTTGCTTTTCACCAGTCATCGCGCGATGAACGCAGCGCATGAAGTGCTGCAAGAGCAGTTTGAATCTCAAGGTCTGCAAGTCTTTAAGCAGGGGGACAAACCAAAACTTGAACTCATCCGAGACTTCGTTGAGGCTGAGAAAAATTTTGGCGGGGTGTTGTTTGCCACGCACTCATTCTGGGAAGGCGTGGACGTGCAAGGTAAAGCGTTGCGCATGGTCGTCATTGACAAGTTGCCCTTTAAATCGCCGGAAGATCCGATTCATAAAGCTAGGTGCGAGCAGATAGAGAAGGAAGGCCGTTCTTCGTTTTATGAACTATCGGTTCCGCACGCAGCGCTAACCTTGAAACAGGGTGTTGGCAGACTGCTTAGAACGCATACGGACCGCGGAATTGTAGCGATTTTGGACCAGCGCCTGATTCAAAAAGCCTATGGCCGGGTGTTTTTAGATACCTTACCACCGATGACCCGCATCCATCAGCAGCAATCCTTAAGGGACTTCTGCTAA
- a CDS encoding cation:proton antiporter, producing MHLKIVLILTVGLALASLFGYLSYRAKLSPILGYLLAGYAIGPYSPGFVADLALSEQLAEIGVVLMMFIVGLQFKAKDLLNVKHVAIPGALVQTLIAAAVSAGLVYAAGWTIEAGTVLGLALGVASTVVLVRLLNDNHLSSTRSGHIAIGWLIVEDAITIVALLTLPVLAHSLQANQFDLTDFAYTLMVCLLKFLALLALMATLGRRAIQFALRRVIITKSNELLTITILALTFLVATASAFVFGTSIALGAFLAGMIIGQTDFKHRVSLTFIPLRDTFAAIFFLSIGMLFNPVTIRDHYLLFIAVMGVIFLIKPLAAFLIVTLLKQPLETKLIVPIALAQIGEFSFILAEEASKLKILPDSGYDVIIAAAFFSIAFNPIIFRLFSKNLAYKQAYGRS from the coding sequence ATGCATCTCAAGATAGTCCTTATCTTGACCGTTGGTTTAGCTTTGGCCAGCCTATTCGGCTATCTCTCCTATCGTGCCAAGCTGTCACCTATCCTAGGCTACTTATTGGCAGGGTATGCGATCGGGCCCTATTCCCCGGGCTTTGTTGCTGACTTAGCTTTATCGGAACAGCTGGCAGAAATTGGCGTGGTGCTGATGATGTTTATCGTCGGCCTGCAATTTAAAGCCAAAGATTTATTAAATGTTAAACATGTCGCGATTCCTGGGGCGCTGGTGCAAACGCTAATTGCGGCTGCCGTTAGCGCTGGCTTAGTCTATGCGGCTGGGTGGACCATCGAAGCTGGTACCGTATTGGGCCTGGCATTGGGCGTGGCCAGTACAGTAGTTTTAGTACGCTTGCTAAACGACAACCATTTGAGTTCAACTCGCTCTGGTCACATTGCTATCGGCTGGCTAATTGTAGAAGATGCCATTACCATTGTGGCGCTTTTAACCCTTCCCGTCTTAGCGCACTCTCTGCAGGCAAACCAATTCGATCTTACGGATTTTGCCTATACCTTGATGGTTTGTTTGCTGAAGTTTCTTGCATTGCTAGCTTTGATGGCGACGCTTGGGCGTAGAGCCATTCAATTTGCCTTAAGGCGGGTTATTATAACCAAATCGAACGAACTATTAACCATCACTATTTTGGCCCTTACTTTTTTAGTGGCTACCGCTTCGGCATTTGTGTTTGGCACATCGATTGCGCTCGGTGCATTCCTGGCCGGAATGATTATTGGCCAGACCGATTTCAAACATCGGGTCTCGCTCACTTTCATCCCACTTAGAGATACCTTTGCTGCCATATTTTTTCTGTCGATTGGGATGTTGTTTAACCCGGTAACAATTCGAGACCACTACCTTTTGTTTATTGCGGTGATGGGGGTTATCTTTTTAATCAAACCGTTGGCGGCATTTTTAATCGTTACGTTGTTAAAGCAGCCGCTTGAGACTAAATTGATCGTTCCTATTGCTCTGGCTCAAATAGGTGAATTCTCTTTTATTTTGGCGGAAGAAGCGTCTAAACTCAAGATTCTTCCAGACTCTGGCTATGACGTCATTATTGCGGCAGCCTTCTTTTCCATTGCCTTCAATCCCATAATCTTTAGGCTTTTTTCAAAAAATCTGGCATATAAGCAGGCCTATGGCAGGTCATAA
- a CDS encoding YebC/PmpR family DNA-binding transcriptional regulator, with protein sequence MAGHNKWSKVKNIKGVADAKRSKVWTKIIREITVAARMGGIDPAGNPRLRKALEDARTNNLAKEPVQRAMAKASGKEDTGDYEELTYEGYGPAGVAILVSCLTDNRNRTYSEVRTAFNKNGGNLGTPGSVAFGFQKKGLILLAKVDNQNLNEDKILESGLEAGLEEFSDEEEGFSITCTPETLLDLRTALEAHQINIASADIAMVSDNPIELSMEHSETLSELIEALEDLDDVQKVWTSAK encoded by the coding sequence ATGGCAGGTCATAATAAATGGTCCAAAGTTAAGAATATCAAAGGCGTAGCCGATGCGAAAAGGTCCAAAGTTTGGACGAAGATTATTCGTGAAATCACTGTCGCTGCGAGAATGGGCGGCATTGATCCAGCCGGTAACCCTAGACTGCGAAAAGCCCTTGAAGACGCTCGAACCAATAATCTCGCCAAAGAGCCCGTCCAACGCGCCATGGCAAAAGCATCCGGCAAAGAAGATACCGGTGATTACGAAGAGTTGACCTATGAAGGGTATGGCCCAGCCGGTGTTGCCATCCTGGTAAGCTGCTTGACCGACAATCGCAACCGCACTTACTCAGAAGTCCGCACGGCTTTCAACAAGAACGGTGGCAACCTAGGCACCCCAGGTTCGGTGGCATTTGGCTTTCAGAAAAAGGGCCTAATTCTGTTGGCCAAAGTAGACAACCAAAACCTAAACGAAGACAAAATTTTGGAATCAGGACTTGAAGCAGGCCTCGAAGAATTCTCAGATGAAGAAGAAGGCTTTTCCATCACCTGTACTCCCGAAACGCTATTGGATCTAAGGACAGCTCTAGAAGCACACCAAATCAATATTGCTTCCGCAGACATCGCGATGGTCTCGGACAATCCGATTGAACTTTCGATGGAACACTCAGAAACGCTGAGCGAACTCATCGAAGCCTTAGAAGACTTAGATGACGTTCAAAAAGTGTGGACCAGCGCGAAATAG
- a CDS encoding FAD-dependent oxidoreductase, whose translation MLRYLVRLFYLFSVTSFAVNIPLECHVVVVGGGPGGLHTAYQLSRLPKSNPDSNVCLIEKEDHLGGRLLDAALDPKRPDLLYGLGALRVMETQSYVRSLAAALGIELQLAPYRDDLISTRGFFSFSSDEINQLAFPALTKSYINNTGHGTEDAFYDRLLNGPLRHQASLYPDLRSYVTAALGPQAYHFLPEVYRFRAEFDYPIDTRSYLDYMDEEMQTCCKPYYPVGGMSAFIRGMATVSRSNGAQIFLREPALTISKVNGSYEITTPHHQFLAQKLVLALDANSFRYLRGDIAERIKSKPQFQDIIGVKVATVSQKWPNAWWKNAGYPGKDIHRAWTTDHCLHFIEMPINPYAAQQNVTRSVYDDDMRCVAFWEQTYRNLGIKAVEAEVMKGLKYLFPKADIPAPLNTVVKIWPAAWYYLKIGTKFSNKDVAIWALNPLQGEDVSLVGDSYFINRSGWSDAAYKSSIGTLNARFGFQIPMP comes from the coding sequence ATGCTGAGATACCTAGTTCGCTTGTTTTATCTATTTTCCGTTACAAGCTTTGCTGTAAACATACCGCTCGAATGTCATGTCGTTGTTGTGGGCGGCGGGCCGGGCGGCCTTCATACTGCCTATCAACTATCGCGGCTGCCTAAATCAAATCCAGATAGCAACGTGTGTTTAATCGAGAAGGAAGACCATCTAGGAGGCCGTCTGCTTGATGCAGCTTTGGACCCTAAACGGCCAGATTTGCTGTACGGTTTGGGTGCCTTGCGAGTTATGGAAACTCAGTCTTATGTACGCTCACTGGCGGCAGCCCTCGGTATTGAATTACAGCTGGCGCCTTACCGAGATGATTTAATCAGCACGCGCGGCTTCTTTTCCTTTTCATCCGATGAAATTAATCAGCTGGCTTTCCCAGCACTCACAAAATCTTATATCAACAACACCGGTCATGGGACCGAAGATGCCTTTTATGACCGCCTTCTAAATGGCCCTCTGCGGCACCAAGCCTCGCTTTACCCGGATTTGCGCTCCTATGTCACGGCCGCGCTAGGGCCACAGGCATATCATTTTTTGCCAGAGGTCTATCGCTTCAGGGCAGAATTCGACTATCCCATCGATACCCGGTCCTATTTGGACTACATGGATGAAGAAATGCAAACTTGCTGCAAGCCCTACTATCCGGTTGGCGGCATGTCAGCATTTATTAGAGGGATGGCCACTGTCTCAAGAAGCAACGGCGCACAGATTTTCTTGAGAGAGCCCGCACTAACCATTTCGAAGGTCAATGGAAGCTATGAAATCACCACCCCGCATCACCAATTTTTAGCCCAAAAGTTGGTGCTAGCCTTAGACGCGAATTCGTTTAGATATCTGCGTGGAGATATCGCGGAGCGCATTAAATCCAAACCCCAATTCCAAGATATCATCGGTGTCAAAGTCGCCACTGTCTCACAAAAATGGCCAAACGCCTGGTGGAAGAACGCTGGCTACCCTGGCAAAGATATTCACCGCGCTTGGACCACTGACCACTGCCTTCATTTTATTGAAATGCCCATCAATCCCTACGCAGCTCAGCAAAACGTCACCCGCAGTGTTTACGATGACGACATGCGCTGCGTCGCTTTTTGGGAGCAGACCTACAGAAATCTCGGCATTAAGGCGGTTGAGGCTGAAGTCATGAAAGGCCTTAAATACCTTTTCCCGAAGGCTGACATCCCGGCGCCATTAAACACTGTCGTCAAAATCTGGCCTGCGGCCTGGTATTATTTAAAAATCGGAACCAAGTTTAGCAACAAAGACGTCGCTATCTGGGCATTGAATCCCTTACAAGGCGAAGACGTCTCCTTGGTGGGTGACTCCTATTTTATCAACCGTTCCGGGTGGAGTGATGCTGCTTATAAATCATCCATCGGCACGCTGAATGCTCGCTTTGGTTTTCAAATTCCGATGCCTTAA
- the aspS gene encoding aspartate--tRNA ligase: MSQFLNRHQRTHTCNDLGAEHIAKEVVLMGWVQSSRDHGGRRFIDLRDRYGLTQIVFKPETSAALHEKAHELRSEWCIGIRGLVEDRTQNGGAPNPRLKTGQIEVDVQELEIFSQSETPPFLIENQIETGEEKRLAHRVLDLRRPSLQANFKLRHQVMQATRRFFDENSFLELETPLLVKYTPGGARNFLVPSRHQPKSFFALAESPQLFKQMFMMAGMDRYFQIVKCFRDEDMRGDRQPEFTQIDVEMSFVNELAVQTMAEGLFQSIFKSALGVELKGPFQRMTYDEAMARFGSDKPDIRYGLEQTDLTSMLAEFNGGGVPLFEQTLGAKGMIKAMRIPKENELSRTEVDKLEDLVKQLGGFGLGRAKVAEQGKAWTGSPFAKVITPEALVAINQACGAEDGDLILFQMGKPKLVHTVLSGLRTHLAQKFNLVPNNSWGVLWVTDFPLFEYDDESKTYVAAHHPFTSPQEGDLERLKTDPAKCKARAYDLVINGNEIGGGSIRNHEPAMQAQVFDALGISPDDQKAKFGFLLEALQYGPPPHGGIAFGLDRLCMILAGAQSIREVIAFPKSQRGTDLLTGAPTPIDDKQLRELSLAIRG; this comes from the coding sequence ATGTCTCAATTTCTGAATCGTCACCAAAGAACGCATACTTGTAATGACCTTGGCGCTGAGCATATTGCCAAAGAAGTCGTCTTGATGGGATGGGTGCAGTCCTCCCGCGATCACGGCGGCAGAAGGTTCATCGATTTGCGGGATCGGTACGGTTTGACTCAGATTGTGTTTAAGCCTGAAACTAGCGCCGCGCTTCATGAAAAGGCACACGAACTTCGTAGCGAGTGGTGTATTGGCATTCGCGGCTTAGTGGAAGATCGCACCCAAAACGGTGGCGCACCCAATCCTCGCCTGAAAACAGGCCAGATTGAAGTTGATGTGCAAGAACTCGAAATTTTCAGCCAGTCTGAAACACCGCCATTTTTGATCGAAAACCAGATTGAAACAGGCGAAGAAAAGCGTTTAGCGCATCGGGTGCTCGATTTGAGACGCCCTAGCTTACAGGCGAATTTCAAACTGCGGCATCAAGTCATGCAGGCGACCAGACGATTTTTTGATGAAAATAGCTTTCTGGAACTGGAAACACCGCTGCTTGTTAAATATACGCCGGGTGGTGCACGAAATTTCTTGGTTCCATCGAGACATCAGCCTAAGTCTTTCTTTGCGCTCGCTGAAAGTCCTCAGCTGTTTAAACAGATGTTCATGATGGCCGGTATGGATCGTTATTTTCAAATCGTGAAATGCTTCAGAGATGAAGACATGCGCGGCGACAGGCAGCCAGAGTTTACCCAAATCGATGTGGAGATGAGCTTTGTCAATGAGCTGGCCGTTCAAACCATGGCGGAAGGGCTATTTCAATCGATTTTCAAAAGTGCTCTGGGCGTTGAACTTAAGGGTCCTTTTCAAAGAATGACCTACGACGAGGCGATGGCGCGCTTTGGCAGCGATAAGCCGGACATCCGGTACGGGCTCGAGCAGACTGACTTGACCAGTATGTTGGCCGAATTTAATGGTGGCGGTGTGCCTTTGTTTGAGCAGACTTTGGGCGCCAAAGGCATGATTAAGGCCATGCGCATTCCTAAAGAAAATGAGTTGTCTCGCACAGAAGTCGATAAGCTTGAAGATTTGGTCAAGCAGTTAGGCGGTTTTGGCCTTGGACGCGCTAAGGTGGCAGAGCAGGGCAAAGCATGGACAGGCTCGCCGTTTGCGAAAGTGATTACGCCAGAAGCGTTAGTCGCAATTAATCAGGCTTGCGGCGCTGAAGATGGCGATTTGATTTTGTTCCAGATGGGCAAGCCAAAGCTCGTACATACAGTCTTGTCGGGTCTTCGAACGCATTTGGCACAGAAATTTAACTTAGTGCCTAATAATTCTTGGGGCGTTTTGTGGGTCACCGATTTTCCATTGTTTGAGTATGATGACGAATCCAAAACTTACGTGGCGGCGCACCATCCTTTTACTTCACCTCAAGAAGGCGATTTGGAGCGCTTGAAAACGGACCCTGCCAAATGCAAAGCCAGGGCGTACGATTTAGTGATTAACGGCAATGAAATTGGTGGCGGTTCGATTAGAAACCATGAGCCTGCTATGCAAGCCCAAGTTTTTGATGCGCTCGGTATTTCACCGGACGATCAAAAGGCGAAGTTTGGATTTCTTTTGGAAGCGTTGCAGTATGGCCCGCCGCCTCATGGAGGCATTGCTTTTGGGCTAGATAGGCTTTGCATGATTTTGGCGGGTGCTCAGAGCATTCGCGAAGTGATTGCGTTTCCTAAAAGCCAGCGGGGTACCGACCTGCTAACAGGAGCGCCAACGCCAATCGATGACAAACAGTTGCGTGAATTAAGCTTAGCCATCAGAGGTTAA
- the yidD gene encoding membrane protein insertion efficiency factor YidD, giving the protein MSVMRPAILLIELYQRLLSPLLGKRCRFYPTCSEYAKTAIDKHSPRLALTLITKRLLRCHPWCEGGFDPVP; this is encoded by the coding sequence ATGAGCGTTATGAGACCCGCCATTTTACTGATTGAACTCTATCAGCGCCTGCTAAGCCCGTTGCTCGGCAAACGCTGCCGCTTTTATCCGACGTGTTCCGAATACGCCAAGACTGCTATCGACAAGCACTCCCCACGACTAGCTTTAACCCTAATTACCAAACGATTGCTTCGCTGCCACCCTTGGTGTGAAGGCGGCTTCGATCCCGTTCCTTAA